A single genomic interval of Vulpes vulpes isolate BD-2025 chromosome 3, VulVul3, whole genome shotgun sequence harbors:
- the ZSCAN10 gene encoding zinc finger and SCAN domain-containing protein 10 isoform X1 codes for MPEEPVPATREPEQLGAVKLEEEDAAGQEDLQHAQARPRPEVAHQLFRCFQYQEDMGPRASLSRLRELCHHWLRPALHTKKQILELLVLEQFLSVLPPHLLARLQGQQLRDGEEVVLLLEGIQREPGTVAPLDFSFNTGKNCPRADIALEGQGGSSQVSSHSPKKEVPSEGTAALEPPKEPPPSQPGPSKPAELETWRHPPSSKQPLSPGPKMTFQVLQETVLTVPQGPVLWLEENSRDQELAAVLESLTFEDVPAKKAWPTHPLGFENGTPDEEFKEEPKGVAWPIGISTEAGADVPGAAEEPHGQLLGPAPEVSGTGEGGSPPDKSGILEVKVAGGTSRSEPEMKFICTDCGVSFRQLARLEAHQLRSHPSARSFPCQCCGKSFGRSSILKLHMRTHTDERPHACHLCGHRFRQSSHLNKHLQTHTSEPAFLCAECGQGFQRRAHLMQHLLAHAQDRESPRVPEPKPEAREPSVVLCSHCGQTFQRRSSLKRHLRIHAKDKGHQCSECSGSLRPGPERRPYVCGDCGKAFRRSEHLGAHRRVHTGERPFACQVCGRSFSQSSQLVCHQRVHTGEKPYSCPHCGKRFVRRAGLARHLLTHGGPRPHHCTQCGKTFSQTQDLARHRRSHTGEKPCRCSECGEGFSQSAHLARHQRIHTGEKPHACDTCGYRFRNSSNLARHRRSHTGERPYSCPTCGRSFRRNAHLQRHLATHGGAGTEAASRQAEPPQECRECGKSFSRSCNLLRHMLVHTGARPYSCAQCGRSFSRNSHLLRHLRTHARETLY; via the exons ATGCCTGAGGAGCCCGTCCCGGCCACCCGGGAGCCAGAGCAGCTTGGAGCCGTCAAACTGGAAGAAGAGGACGCCGCTGGGCAGGAGGACCTCCAGCAcgcccaggccaggccccggccCGAGGTGGCTCACCAGCTCTTCAGATGCTTCCAGTACCAGGAGGACATGGGCCCGAGGGCGTCCCTGAGCCGGCTCCGCGAGCTGTGCCACCACTGGCTGCGGCCGGCCCTGCACACCAAGAAGCAGATcttggagctgctggtgctggagcagtTCCTGAGCGTGCTGCCCCCGCACCTCCTGGCTCGGCTCCAGGGCCAGCAACTCCGGGACGGCGAGgaggtggtgctgctgctggaggGCATCCAGAGGGAGCCTGGCACCGTGGCGCCCCTG GATTTTAGTTTTAATACTGGCAAGAACTGTCCCCGTGCAGACATTGCTCTGGAGGGACAGGGAGGctcttcccaggtctccagtCACAGCCCCAAAAAGGAAGTGCCCTCAGAAGGAACTGCAGCCCTGGAGCCACCAAAGGAACCCCCGCCATCCCAGCCAGGGCCCTCCAAGCCTGCTGAGCTGGAGACCTGGAGACACCCCCCTAGTTCCAAGCAACCCCTGAGCCCAGGTCCCAAGATGACATTCCAAGTCCTGCAGGAGACTG TGCTGACAGTCCCCCAGGGCCCTGTCCTATGGCTGGAAGAAAACTCTCGAGATCAGGAGCTGGCAGCTGTGCTG GAGTCTCTGACCTTTGAAGATGTCCCAGCAAAGAAGGCCTGGCCCACACACCCTCTGG GGTTTGAAAATGGAACCCCAGATGAGGAGTTTAAAGAAGAGCCCAAAGGGGTTGCCTGGCCCATTGGCATCTCAACAGAGGCCGGGGCAGATGTTCCTGGGGCGGCAGAAGAGCCCCACGGTCAGCTGCTGGGGCCGGCCCCTGAAGTGAGTGGCACCGGTGAAGGAGGGTCCCCTCCCGACAAGAGTGGCATTCTGGAAGTCAAAGTGGCGGGGGGCACCTCCAGGTCGGAACCAGAGATGAAATTCATCTGCACAGACTGCGGCGTGAGCTTCCGACAGCTGGCCCGCCTGGAGGCGCACCAGCTGCGGTCTCACCCCAGCGCTCGCTCCTTCCCGTGCCAGTGCTGCGGCAAGAGCTTCGGCCGCAGCTCCATCCTCAAGCTGCACATGCGCACGCACACGGACGAGCGGCCGCACGCCTGCCACCTCTGCGGCCACCGCTTCCGCCAGAGCTCACACCTGAACAAACACCTGCAGACGCACACCTCGGAGCCCGCCTTCCTGTGTGCGGAGTGTGGGCAGGGCTTCCAGCGCCGTGCCCACCTCATGCAGCACCTGCTGGCACACGCCCAGGACCGCGAGTCCCCGCGCGTCCCCGAGCCCAAGCCCGAAGCGCGCGAGCCGTCTGTCGTCCTGTGCTCTCACTGTGGCCAAACCTTCCAGCGCCGCTCCAGCCTCAAGCGCCACCTGCGGATCCACGCCAAGGACAAGGGCCACCAGTGCTCCGAGTGCTCGGGCAGCCTGCGCCCCGGCCCCGAGCGCAGGCCCTATGTGTGTGGCGACTGCGGCAAGGCCTTCCGGCGCAGCGAGCACCTGGGGGCCCACCGGCGCGTGCACACGGGGGAGCGGCCCTTCGCCTGCCAGGTCTGCGGCCGCAGCTTCAGCCAGAGCTCGCAGCTGGTCTGCCACCAGAGGGTGCACACAGGCGAGAAGCCCTACAGCTGCCCCCACTGCGGGAAGCGCTTCGTGCGGCGGGCGGGTCTCGCGCGCCACCTCCTGACCCACGGCGGCCCGAGGCCCCACCATTGCACCCAGTGCGGCAAGACCTTCAGCCAGACGCAGGACCTCGCCCGCCACCGGCGCAGCCACACGGGCGAGAAGCCCTGCCGCTGCAGCGAGTGCGGCGAGGGCTTCAGCCAGAGCGCCCACCTGGCGCGCCACCAGCGCATCCACACCGGGGAGAAGCCCCACGCCTGTGACACCTGCGGCTACCGCTTCCGAAACAGCTCCAACCTGGCCCGCCACCGCCGCAGCCACACCGGCGAGCGGCCCTACAGCTGCCCGACTTGCGGCCGCAGCTTCCGGCGCAACGCGCACCTGCAGCGGCACCTGGCCACCCACGGGGGCGCCGGCACGGAGGCGGCGTCCAGGCAGGCCGAGCCCCCCCAGGAGTGCCGGGAGTGCGGCAAGAGCTTCAGCCGCAGCTGTAATCTGCTGCGCCACATGCTGGTGCACACCGGCGCCAGGCCCTACTCGTGCGCACAGTGTGGCCGCAGCTTCAGCCGCAACTCCCACCTGCTGCGCCACCTGAGAACCCACGCCCGCGAGACGCTGTACTAG
- the ZSCAN10 gene encoding zinc finger and SCAN domain-containing protein 10 isoform X2: protein MLPVPGGHGPEGVPEPAPRAVPPLAAAGPAHQEADLGAAGAGAVPERAAPAPPGSAPGPATPGRRGGGAAAGGHPEGAWHRGAPVLTVPQGPVLWLEENSRDQELAAVLESLTFEDVPAKKAWPTHPLGFENGTPDEEFKEEPKGVAWPIGISTEAGADVPGAAEEPHGQLLGPAPEVSGTGEGGSPPDKSGILEVKVAGGTSRSEPEMKFICTDCGVSFRQLARLEAHQLRSHPSARSFPCQCCGKSFGRSSILKLHMRTHTDERPHACHLCGHRFRQSSHLNKHLQTHTSEPAFLCAECGQGFQRRAHLMQHLLAHAQDRESPRVPEPKPEAREPSVVLCSHCGQTFQRRSSLKRHLRIHAKDKGHQCSECSGSLRPGPERRPYVCGDCGKAFRRSEHLGAHRRVHTGERPFACQVCGRSFSQSSQLVCHQRVHTGEKPYSCPHCGKRFVRRAGLARHLLTHGGPRPHHCTQCGKTFSQTQDLARHRRSHTGEKPCRCSECGEGFSQSAHLARHQRIHTGEKPHACDTCGYRFRNSSNLARHRRSHTGERPYSCPTCGRSFRRNAHLQRHLATHGGAGTEAASRQAEPPQECRECGKSFSRSCNLLRHMLVHTGARPYSCAQCGRSFSRNSHLLRHLRTHARETLY, encoded by the exons ATGCTTCCAGTACCAGGAGGACATGGGCCCGAGGGCGTCCCTGAGCCGGCTCCGCGAGCTGTGCCACCACTGGCTGCGGCCGGCCCTGCACACCAAGAAGCAGATcttggagctgctggtgctggagcagtTCCTGAGCGTGCTGCCCCCGCACCTCCTGGCTCGGCTCCAGGGCCAGCAACTCCGGGACGGCGAGgaggtggtgctgctgctggaggGCATCCAGAGGGAGCCTGGCACCGTGGCGCCCCTG TGCTGACAGTCCCCCAGGGCCCTGTCCTATGGCTGGAAGAAAACTCTCGAGATCAGGAGCTGGCAGCTGTGCTG GAGTCTCTGACCTTTGAAGATGTCCCAGCAAAGAAGGCCTGGCCCACACACCCTCTGG GGTTTGAAAATGGAACCCCAGATGAGGAGTTTAAAGAAGAGCCCAAAGGGGTTGCCTGGCCCATTGGCATCTCAACAGAGGCCGGGGCAGATGTTCCTGGGGCGGCAGAAGAGCCCCACGGTCAGCTGCTGGGGCCGGCCCCTGAAGTGAGTGGCACCGGTGAAGGAGGGTCCCCTCCCGACAAGAGTGGCATTCTGGAAGTCAAAGTGGCGGGGGGCACCTCCAGGTCGGAACCAGAGATGAAATTCATCTGCACAGACTGCGGCGTGAGCTTCCGACAGCTGGCCCGCCTGGAGGCGCACCAGCTGCGGTCTCACCCCAGCGCTCGCTCCTTCCCGTGCCAGTGCTGCGGCAAGAGCTTCGGCCGCAGCTCCATCCTCAAGCTGCACATGCGCACGCACACGGACGAGCGGCCGCACGCCTGCCACCTCTGCGGCCACCGCTTCCGCCAGAGCTCACACCTGAACAAACACCTGCAGACGCACACCTCGGAGCCCGCCTTCCTGTGTGCGGAGTGTGGGCAGGGCTTCCAGCGCCGTGCCCACCTCATGCAGCACCTGCTGGCACACGCCCAGGACCGCGAGTCCCCGCGCGTCCCCGAGCCCAAGCCCGAAGCGCGCGAGCCGTCTGTCGTCCTGTGCTCTCACTGTGGCCAAACCTTCCAGCGCCGCTCCAGCCTCAAGCGCCACCTGCGGATCCACGCCAAGGACAAGGGCCACCAGTGCTCCGAGTGCTCGGGCAGCCTGCGCCCCGGCCCCGAGCGCAGGCCCTATGTGTGTGGCGACTGCGGCAAGGCCTTCCGGCGCAGCGAGCACCTGGGGGCCCACCGGCGCGTGCACACGGGGGAGCGGCCCTTCGCCTGCCAGGTCTGCGGCCGCAGCTTCAGCCAGAGCTCGCAGCTGGTCTGCCACCAGAGGGTGCACACAGGCGAGAAGCCCTACAGCTGCCCCCACTGCGGGAAGCGCTTCGTGCGGCGGGCGGGTCTCGCGCGCCACCTCCTGACCCACGGCGGCCCGAGGCCCCACCATTGCACCCAGTGCGGCAAGACCTTCAGCCAGACGCAGGACCTCGCCCGCCACCGGCGCAGCCACACGGGCGAGAAGCCCTGCCGCTGCAGCGAGTGCGGCGAGGGCTTCAGCCAGAGCGCCCACCTGGCGCGCCACCAGCGCATCCACACCGGGGAGAAGCCCCACGCCTGTGACACCTGCGGCTACCGCTTCCGAAACAGCTCCAACCTGGCCCGCCACCGCCGCAGCCACACCGGCGAGCGGCCCTACAGCTGCCCGACTTGCGGCCGCAGCTTCCGGCGCAACGCGCACCTGCAGCGGCACCTGGCCACCCACGGGGGCGCCGGCACGGAGGCGGCGTCCAGGCAGGCCGAGCCCCCCCAGGAGTGCCGGGAGTGCGGCAAGAGCTTCAGCCGCAGCTGTAATCTGCTGCGCCACATGCTGGTGCACACCGGCGCCAGGCCCTACTCGTGCGCACAGTGTGGCCGCAGCTTCAGCCGCAACTCCCACCTGCTGCGCCACCTGAGAACCCACGCCCGCGAGACGCTGTACTAG